From the Amycolatopsis thermoflava N1165 genome, one window contains:
- a CDS encoding arginase family protein, translated as MLIQAVPQWQGARTPRAGDLPAGCRALSAFAAEVLDVPVREVPLAAGGAPVADGIANREALLDNKKRHAEALADGPVLTVGGDCAADLVPVAAARARHGERFGVLWFDAHADLNTPASSPSGAFHGMVLRSLLGDGDPAFAAAPAVEPGRAVLVGARAFDPAERDEIEAGRVRLVPGEPSRIVAEVRDAGIERLYVHVDLDVLDPSEFAGMDYPEPDGMSVMQLVDGLRALAEFEVVGAGVTECVSGKREELAILAPVLHTIGELLR; from the coding sequence GTGCTGATCCAAGCGGTGCCGCAGTGGCAAGGGGCCCGGACACCCCGGGCGGGCGATCTGCCCGCGGGGTGCCGGGCCCTTTCCGCGTTCGCGGCGGAGGTGCTCGACGTGCCGGTGCGCGAGGTCCCGCTGGCGGCGGGCGGAGCGCCCGTCGCGGACGGGATCGCGAACCGGGAAGCGTTGCTGGACAACAAGAAGCGGCACGCCGAGGCGCTGGCGGACGGCCCGGTGCTCACCGTCGGCGGGGACTGCGCGGCCGACCTGGTGCCGGTCGCCGCCGCCCGCGCCCGGCACGGTGAGCGGTTCGGCGTGCTGTGGTTCGACGCGCACGCCGACCTCAACACCCCGGCGAGTTCACCGTCGGGCGCCTTCCATGGCATGGTTCTGCGGTCTCTGCTGGGCGACGGCGACCCGGCGTTCGCGGCCGCGCCCGCGGTGGAGCCGGGCCGTGCGGTGCTCGTCGGCGCCCGGGCTTTCGATCCGGCGGAACGGGACGAAATCGAGGCGGGCCGGGTCCGGCTGGTTCCGGGAGAACCGTCGCGGATTGTCGCCGAAGTCCGCGATGCCGGTATCGAACGGCTGTACGTGCATGTTGATCTCGACGTGCTGGACCCGTCCGAGTTCGCCGGAATGGACTACCCGGAGCCCGATGGGATGAGCGTGATGCAGCTCGTCGACGGGCTGCGTGCGCTCGCGGAGTTCGAGGTCGTGGGCGCGGGCGTCACCGAATGCGTTTCCGGCAAACGGGAGGAACTGGCGATTCTGGCACCCGTGCTGCACACCATTGGTGAATTACTTCGCTAA
- a CDS encoding pyruvate carboxylase encodes MFRKVLVANRGEIAIRAFRAGYELGAGTVAVFPHEDRNSLHRLKADEAYEIGEPGHPVRAYLDVEEIVGAARKAGADAVYPGYGFLSENPDLARACEDAGITFVGPSAEILELTGNKARAVAAARDAGVPVLGSSQPSTDIDELTAAAEEIGFPVFVKAVAGGGGRGMRRVNDPAHLRESVEAAMREAESAFGDPTVFLEKAVVDPRHIEVQILADGAGNVIHLFERDCSVQRRHQKVIELAPAPNLDPELRDRICNDAVAFARKIGYRNAGTVEFLLDRDGNHVFIEMNPRIQVEHTVTEEVTDVDLVQSQLRIAAGETLADLGLSQEKVYLRGAAMQCRITTEDPANGFRPDTGMISAYRSPGGSGIRLDGGTAFAGTEISAHFDSMLVKLTCRGRDFKTAVGRARRALAEFRIRGVSTNIPFLQAVLDDPDFAAGRVTTSFIEERPHLLTARHSADRGTRLLTYLADVTVNKPHGERPRLIDPTTKLPSLPSGEPAAGSKQKLTELGPEGFARWLRESPTLGVTDTTFRDAHQSLLATRVRTKDLLAVAPVVAHTLPQLLSLECWGGATYDVALRFLAEDPWERLAQLREAVPNICLQMLLRGRNTVGYTPYPTEVTNAFVEEATNTGIDIFRIFDALNDVEQMRPAIEAVRETGKAVAEVALCYTSDLSDPGEKLYTLDYYLKLAEQIVGAGAHVLAIKDMAGLLRAPAAEKLVSALRKEFDLPVHIHTHDTAGGQLGTYLAAIAAGADAVDGAVASMAGTTSQPSLSAIVAATDHSARPSGLSLRAVGDLEPYWEIVRKIYAPFEAGLASPTGRVYDHEIPGGQLSNLRTQAKALGLGDRFEEIEAMYAAADKILGHLVKVTPSSKVVGDLALHLVGAGVEPEKFEAEPNRYDIPDSVIGFLRGELGDPPGGWPEPFRTKALEGRAEPKPVAELSAEDREGLAKDRRATLNRLLFPGPTKEFEEHRRAYGDTSVLPSKDFFYGLRPGEEYAVDLEPGVRLLFELEAVGEADERGMRTVMATLNGQLRPIQVRDRSVAADLPAAEKADKSDPKQVAAPFAGVVTLSVAEGDEVAAGATVATIEAMKMEAAITASESGKVARLAINSVQQVEGGDLLIVLE; translated from the coding sequence ATGTTTCGCAAGGTGCTGGTCGCCAACCGCGGGGAGATCGCCATCCGGGCGTTCCGCGCGGGCTACGAGCTGGGCGCGGGCACAGTGGCGGTGTTCCCCCACGAGGACCGCAACTCGCTGCACCGTCTGAAGGCCGACGAAGCCTACGAGATCGGCGAGCCGGGACACCCGGTCCGCGCCTACCTCGACGTCGAGGAGATCGTCGGGGCCGCGCGGAAAGCCGGCGCGGACGCGGTCTACCCCGGTTACGGATTCCTGTCCGAGAACCCCGATCTCGCGCGCGCGTGCGAGGACGCCGGCATCACCTTCGTCGGCCCGAGCGCGGAAATCCTGGAACTGACGGGTAACAAGGCGCGTGCGGTCGCGGCCGCCCGCGACGCCGGCGTGCCGGTGCTCGGCTCGTCCCAGCCGTCGACGGACATCGACGAGCTGACCGCGGCCGCCGAGGAGATCGGGTTCCCCGTGTTCGTGAAGGCCGTCGCCGGTGGTGGCGGCCGCGGGATGCGCCGGGTCAACGACCCCGCCCACCTGCGCGAGTCGGTCGAGGCCGCGATGCGCGAGGCCGAATCGGCCTTCGGCGACCCCACCGTGTTCCTCGAAAAGGCCGTCGTCGACCCGCGGCACATCGAGGTCCAGATCCTCGCCGACGGCGCGGGCAACGTCATCCACCTCTTCGAGCGCGACTGCTCGGTGCAGCGGCGGCACCAGAAGGTCATCGAGCTGGCGCCGGCGCCGAACCTCGACCCCGAGCTGCGCGACCGCATCTGCAACGACGCCGTCGCGTTCGCCCGCAAGATCGGCTACCGCAACGCGGGCACCGTCGAGTTCCTGCTCGACCGGGACGGCAACCACGTCTTCATCGAGATGAACCCGCGCATCCAGGTCGAGCACACGGTGACCGAGGAGGTCACCGACGTAGACCTGGTGCAGTCGCAGCTGCGCATCGCCGCCGGCGAGACGCTGGCGGACCTCGGCCTGTCGCAGGAGAAGGTCTACCTGCGCGGCGCGGCGATGCAGTGCCGCATCACCACCGAGGACCCGGCCAACGGGTTCCGCCCGGACACCGGCATGATCAGCGCCTACCGCTCGCCCGGCGGCTCCGGCATCCGCCTCGACGGCGGCACCGCGTTCGCGGGCACCGAGATCAGCGCGCACTTCGACTCGATGCTGGTGAAGCTCACCTGCCGCGGCCGCGACTTCAAGACCGCGGTGGGCCGTGCCCGCCGTGCCCTCGCCGAGTTCCGCATCCGCGGGGTCTCCACGAACATCCCGTTCCTGCAGGCCGTGCTCGACGACCCGGACTTCGCGGCCGGGCGCGTCACCACCTCGTTCATCGAGGAGCGCCCGCACCTGCTCACCGCGCGGCACTCGGCCGACCGCGGCACGCGCCTGCTGACCTACCTCGCCGACGTCACGGTCAACAAGCCGCACGGCGAGCGTCCGCGGCTGATCGACCCGACCACGAAACTGCCGTCGCTGCCCTCGGGCGAGCCTGCCGCCGGGTCGAAGCAGAAGCTCACCGAGCTGGGCCCGGAGGGTTTCGCCCGCTGGCTACGTGAGTCGCCGACGCTGGGTGTCACGGACACGACGTTCCGCGACGCGCACCAGTCGCTGCTCGCGACCCGCGTGCGCACCAAGGACCTGCTGGCCGTCGCGCCGGTCGTGGCGCACACCCTGCCGCAGCTGCTGTCGCTGGAGTGCTGGGGCGGCGCGACCTACGACGTCGCGCTGCGGTTCCTCGCCGAGGACCCGTGGGAGCGGCTGGCGCAGCTGCGTGAAGCGGTGCCGAACATCTGCCTGCAGATGCTGCTGCGCGGCCGCAACACCGTCGGCTACACGCCGTACCCGACCGAGGTGACCAACGCCTTCGTCGAGGAGGCCACCAACACCGGCATCGACATCTTCCGCATCTTCGACGCCCTCAACGACGTCGAGCAGATGCGCCCGGCCATCGAGGCCGTGCGGGAGACCGGGAAGGCCGTCGCCGAGGTCGCGCTCTGCTACACCTCGGACCTGTCCGACCCCGGCGAGAAGCTGTACACGCTGGACTACTACCTCAAGCTGGCCGAGCAGATCGTCGGCGCCGGGGCGCACGTGCTGGCGATCAAGGACATGGCCGGCCTGCTGCGCGCGCCTGCCGCGGAGAAGCTGGTTTCCGCGCTGCGCAAGGAGTTCGACCTCCCGGTGCACATCCACACCCACGACACCGCGGGCGGTCAGCTGGGCACCTACCTGGCGGCGATCGCCGCGGGTGCCGACGCGGTCGACGGCGCGGTCGCGTCGATGGCCGGAACGACCTCGCAGCCGTCGCTGTCGGCGATCGTCGCGGCCACCGACCACTCGGCACGGCCGTCCGGGCTGAGCCTGCGCGCGGTCGGCGATCTGGAGCCGTACTGGGAGATCGTGCGCAAGATCTACGCGCCGTTCGAGGCGGGCCTGGCCTCGCCGACCGGTCGCGTGTACGACCACGAGATTCCCGGCGGCCAGCTGTCCAACCTGCGCACGCAGGCCAAGGCGCTGGGCCTGGGCGACCGCTTCGAGGAGATCGAGGCGATGTACGCGGCGGCCGACAAGATCCTGGGCCACCTGGTCAAGGTCACGCCGTCGTCCAAGGTGGTCGGCGACCTCGCGCTGCACCTGGTCGGCGCGGGTGTGGAGCCGGAGAAGTTCGAGGCCGAGCCGAACCGCTACGACATCCCGGACTCGGTGATCGGGTTCCTGCGCGGCGAGCTGGGCGACCCGCCCGGCGGCTGGCCGGAGCCGTTCCGCACCAAGGCGCTGGAGGGCCGCGCCGAGCCGAAGCCGGTCGCGGAGCTGTCCGCCGAGGACCGCGAGGGGCTGGCGAAGGACCGCCGCGCGACGCTGAACCGCCTGCTGTTCCCCGGGCCCACCAAGGAGTTCGAGGAGCACCGCCGCGCCTACGGCGACACCAGCGTGCTGCCCAGCAAGGACTTCTTCTACGGTCTGCGCCCGGGCGAGGAGTACGCCGTCGACCTGGAGCCGGGCGTGCGGCTGCTGTTCGAGCTGGAGGCGGTCGGCGAGGCCGACGAGCGTGGCATGCGGACCGTGATGGCCACGCTGAACGGCCAGCTGCGCCCGATCCAGGTGCGCGACCGATCGGTGGCCGCGGACCTGCCCGCCGCGGAGAAGGCCGACAAGTCCGACCCGAAGCAGGTCGCCGCGCCGTTCGCGGGCGTGGTCACGCTGTCGGTGGCCGAGGGCGACGAGGTCGCCGCGGGCGCCACGGTGGCGACCATCGAGGCGATGAAGATGGAGGCCGCGATCACCGCGTCCGAGTCCGGGAAGGTCGCCCGGCTGGCGATCAACTCGGTCCAGCAGGTCGAGGGCGGCGACCTGCTGATCGTGCTGGAGTAA
- a CDS encoding ImmA/IrrE family metallo-endopeptidase yields MREHLGLGVGPIDTMMSVCERAGQFLLVAELTGDGASLTDDGLAVAVVNSAADPGRRRATAAHELGHLVLGDEYSTDLGVAASREDRERAIDAFAAELLLPVSVVSESWPQVEALGWAPQPDLTSVTVPPSFAHAVMEAWRSDQITSDRAVELLHGRITIDDLPPRDDAELAP; encoded by the coding sequence GTGCGCGAGCACCTGGGCCTGGGCGTCGGCCCGATCGACACGATGATGTCCGTGTGCGAGCGCGCCGGGCAATTCCTACTCGTCGCCGAGCTCACCGGTGATGGCGCGTCGCTGACGGATGACGGGCTGGCAGTGGCGGTCGTGAACAGCGCCGCGGATCCCGGCCGCCGCCGGGCCACTGCCGCCCACGAACTCGGCCACCTCGTTCTCGGTGACGAGTACTCGACGGACCTTGGTGTTGCAGCCTCCCGGGAGGACCGGGAACGCGCGATCGACGCGTTCGCCGCCGAACTGCTGCTGCCGGTCTCGGTCGTCAGTGAGAGCTGGCCGCAGGTGGAAGCTCTCGGATGGGCCCCGCAACCGGATCTCACCTCCGTGACAGTCCCGCCCTCGTTCGCGCACGCGGTCATGGAAGCCTGGAGGTCCGACCAGATCACGTCGGATCGTGCCGTCGAGCTGCTGCACGGCCGGATCACCATCGACGATCTGCCTCCGCGCGATGACGCCGAGTTGGCACCCTGA
- a CDS encoding S8 family peptidase translates to MLKTGLRAVIGSALLVLGAVAPASAAPGAQQNPPSWALDRIDQRDKAVDQTYHYESTGEGVTVYVIDTGVDAALPDLAGRVDPGKDFVGGTDNPADGNGDGTRMAGIVAGKEFGVAKAARIVPVKVLDDKGNGRLNNIISGIDWVTQNAKQPAVAVIGFGGPASDGLDNAVRRLIGVMPVVAAAGWSGVDSSFSSPARIPELLTVGAVDRTDAFAPKSNFGLGVDLLAPGVDVPSTAPGSTAATPFSGTSMAAAFVAGAAALYREQHPDDTPEQVVNALINNSTPDVLTGLPQGTPNRLLYTLFEESAPES, encoded by the coding sequence GTGCTCAAGACTGGATTACGCGCGGTCATCGGTTCGGCACTGCTCGTCCTCGGCGCCGTGGCGCCGGCTTCGGCCGCGCCTGGCGCGCAGCAGAACCCGCCGAGCTGGGCCCTGGACCGGATCGACCAGCGCGACAAGGCCGTTGACCAGACGTACCACTACGAAAGCACCGGCGAGGGCGTCACGGTGTACGTGATCGACACCGGTGTCGACGCGGCGCTGCCCGATCTCGCCGGGCGGGTCGACCCGGGCAAGGACTTCGTGGGCGGCACCGACAACCCGGCCGACGGCAACGGTGACGGGACGCGGATGGCCGGCATCGTGGCTGGCAAGGAGTTCGGCGTCGCGAAGGCCGCGCGGATCGTGCCGGTCAAGGTGCTCGACGACAAGGGCAACGGGCGGCTCAACAACATCATCTCGGGCATCGACTGGGTTACCCAGAACGCGAAGCAGCCGGCGGTCGCGGTGATCGGTTTCGGCGGCCCGGCGTCCGACGGCCTGGACAACGCGGTGCGGCGGTTGATCGGCGTGATGCCGGTGGTCGCGGCGGCGGGCTGGTCGGGAGTGGACTCGTCGTTCTCGTCGCCGGCGCGGATCCCGGAGCTGCTGACCGTCGGCGCGGTCGACCGGACGGACGCCTTCGCGCCGAAGTCCAACTTCGGGCTGGGTGTCGACCTGCTCGCGCCCGGTGTGGACGTGCCCTCGACGGCGCCCGGCAGCACTGCCGCGACGCCGTTCTCGGGCACCTCGATGGCCGCGGCGTTCGTCGCCGGCGCGGCCGCGCTCTACCGGGAACAACACCCCGACGACACGCCTGAGCAGGTCGTGAACGCGCTGATCAACAACTCCACGCCGGACGTGCTGACGGGCCTGCCACAGGGCACCCCGAACCGGCTGCTGTACACGCTGTTCGAGGAGTCCGCCCCGGAAAGCTGA
- the recG gene encoding ATP-dependent DNA helicase RecG, with protein sequence MTGLRDKLPPLLGAKTAKALAESLDIHTVADLLRHYPRRYAERGELTNIAGLEIGEHATVMARVEKVNLRRMRNKPGHILELVITDGQRRLSCAFFGRPHQHERQLRLGRTGLFAGKVTAFRNTLQLANPEYQMLDGDDDSAMDDFVGAIIPVYPAAAGMPSWSIARCVRQVLDTLEREEDPMPRELLDDYQLMDLFDALHNIHRPKDHDALEAARDRLKWDEAMAVQLIFAQRRFSAVSRPAPACARTKDGLLDAFDQRLPFELTEGQRAVGEDIAADLSGEHPMNRLLQGEVGSGKTVVALRAMLQVVDSGRQAAMLAPTEVLAAQHARSLREMLGDLGQAGELGAAENATKVTLLTGSMSTKERKQALLDTASGAAGIVVGTHALIQDTVSFADLGLVVVDEQHRFGVEQRDALRSRAANGGSPHVLVMTATPIPRTVAMTVYGDLETSALRHMPVGRSPIKTSVVPVAEKPAWLDRAWQRLVEEVRKGHQAYVVCPRIGDEPASNNSDRRPPLAVLDVAAELENGPLSELRLGILHGRMPPDEKDAVMRAFAAGKLDVLVATTVIEVGVNVPNATMMVIMDADRFGVSQLHQLRGRVGRGSVPGLCLLVTETLDGTATRERLAAVESTTDGFELSRLDLELRREGDILGAAQSGKRSGLKLLSLLRDEDVIAAARERAQEIVSGDPALERHPGLAHMVSDLVDEDRAEYLEKS encoded by the coding sequence GTGACCGGACTGCGTGACAAGCTGCCCCCGCTGCTGGGCGCCAAGACCGCGAAGGCGCTCGCCGAGTCGCTGGACATCCACACCGTCGCCGACCTGCTGCGGCACTACCCGCGCCGCTACGCCGAACGCGGCGAGCTGACGAACATCGCGGGACTGGAGATCGGCGAGCACGCGACCGTGATGGCGCGCGTCGAGAAGGTCAACCTGCGCCGCATGCGCAACAAGCCGGGGCACATCCTGGAGCTGGTCATCACGGACGGCCAGCGGCGGCTCTCGTGCGCCTTCTTCGGCCGCCCGCACCAGCACGAGCGGCAGCTGCGGCTGGGCCGCACCGGGTTGTTCGCGGGCAAGGTCACCGCGTTCCGCAACACGCTGCAGCTGGCCAACCCCGAGTACCAGATGCTCGACGGCGACGACGACAGCGCGATGGACGACTTCGTCGGCGCGATCATCCCGGTCTACCCGGCGGCGGCCGGGATGCCGTCGTGGTCGATCGCGCGGTGCGTCCGCCAGGTGCTCGACACGCTGGAGCGCGAAGAGGACCCGATGCCACGCGAGTTGCTCGACGACTACCAGCTCATGGACCTGTTCGACGCGCTGCACAACATCCACCGCCCCAAGGACCACGACGCGCTGGAGGCCGCGCGGGATCGGCTGAAGTGGGACGAGGCCATGGCGGTGCAGCTGATCTTCGCGCAGCGCCGGTTCTCCGCGGTGTCGCGGCCGGCGCCCGCCTGCGCGCGCACGAAGGACGGCCTGCTCGACGCGTTCGACCAGCGGTTGCCGTTCGAGCTGACCGAGGGCCAGCGCGCGGTGGGCGAGGACATCGCCGCCGACCTGTCCGGCGAGCACCCGATGAACCGGTTGCTGCAGGGCGAGGTCGGCAGCGGCAAGACGGTGGTGGCGCTGCGGGCGATGCTGCAGGTGGTCGACTCCGGCCGCCAGGCCGCGATGCTCGCGCCCACCGAGGTGCTCGCCGCGCAGCACGCCCGGTCGCTGCGCGAGATGCTCGGCGACCTCGGCCAGGCGGGGGAGCTGGGCGCCGCGGAGAACGCGACGAAGGTGACGTTGCTGACCGGGTCGATGTCGACGAAGGAACGCAAGCAGGCGCTGCTGGACACCGCGAGCGGCGCGGCGGGGATCGTCGTCGGCACGCACGCGCTGATCCAGGACACCGTGTCGTTCGCCGACCTCGGGCTCGTCGTGGTGGACGAGCAGCACCGGTTCGGCGTCGAGCAGCGGGACGCGCTGCGGTCCCGCGCGGCCAACGGCGGCAGCCCGCACGTGCTGGTCATGACCGCGACGCCGATCCCGCGCACGGTCGCGATGACGGTGTACGGCGACCTGGAGACCTCCGCGCTGCGGCACATGCCGGTCGGGCGGTCGCCGATCAAGACGAGCGTCGTGCCGGTGGCGGAGAAGCCGGCGTGGCTGGACCGCGCGTGGCAGCGGCTGGTCGAGGAGGTCCGCAAGGGGCACCAGGCCTACGTGGTGTGCCCGCGGATCGGCGACGAGCCCGCGTCGAACAACAGCGACCGCCGCCCGCCGCTGGCGGTGCTCGACGTCGCCGCCGAACTGGAGAACGGGCCACTGTCCGAGCTGCGGCTCGGGATCCTGCACGGCCGGATGCCGCCCGACGAGAAGGACGCCGTGATGCGCGCGTTCGCCGCGGGCAAGCTGGACGTGCTGGTCGCGACCACCGTGATCGAGGTCGGCGTGAACGTCCCGAACGCGACGATGATGGTGATCATGGACGCCGACCGGTTCGGGGTGAGCCAGCTGCACCAGCTGCGCGGCCGGGTGGGCCGGGGCAGCGTGCCCGGGTTGTGCCTGCTGGTCACCGAGACGCTGGACGGCACGGCGACGCGGGAGCGGCTGGCCGCGGTCGAGTCCACAACGGACGGCTTCGAACTGTCCCGGTTGGACCTGGAGCTGCGGCGCGAGGGCGACATCCTGGGCGCGGCCCAGTCCGGCAAGCGGTCCGGGCTGAAGCTGCTGTCGCTGCTGCGGGACGAGGACGTGATCGCGGCCGCGCGGGAGCGGGCGCAGGAGATCGTGAGCGGCGACCCGGCGCTGGAGCGGCATCCCGGCCTGGCGCACATGGTGTCCGACCTGGTCGACGAGGATCGCGCGGAGTACCTGGAGAAGTCCTGA
- a CDS encoding DAK2 domain-containing protein → MRALDEHAITAWAAACVHSLEVLCPAINGINVYPVADSDTGSNLLHTMSGAHARLAAEPDTDSAAKALSVLARGAVLAARGNSGVILSQVLRGLAETAGTVPELDGPSLAKALANAHRTATDAVARPVQGTMLSVLQAVAAAVATQPGELPDVVAVAAKAASEALEQTPHQLPVLAAAGVVDAGARGLVAVFDALAGVVTGTETQISHSCEAHPHTEPDAEQAPYAWEVMYLLEGVADADVPVLRRTLSDLGDSVTVAGDGSGGHAVHVHCADIGAAIEAGLRAGRPSGIRVEPLITPTPIEPPSGPDRAVVAVVHGEELAELLREEGFAVLAVPDHATPSVEEMLGLITERAAGHITVLAGGESLTRAADDAAGHPMIGDRDVVVIPCASPVQVLSALAVHDAGRRANDDVVAMAEAAAATRRGELVVAAEESITWVGRAHAGDLIGFVDGEVVLVEPAGAEPAEAAMGVLNRMLAVGGELVTVLTGTAAPSGLTDELRERLRAERPEVEFVDYPGGQADAVLLIGVE, encoded by the coding sequence GTGCGGGCTCTGGACGAGCATGCCATCACAGCGTGGGCGGCGGCCTGCGTGCACAGCCTGGAAGTGCTGTGCCCGGCCATCAACGGCATCAACGTCTACCCGGTCGCCGACTCCGACACCGGCTCCAACCTGCTGCACACGATGTCCGGCGCGCACGCCCGCCTGGCCGCCGAACCGGATACGGACAGTGCGGCGAAGGCACTGTCCGTGCTCGCCCGTGGCGCCGTCCTCGCCGCGCGCGGCAACTCCGGCGTCATCCTCTCCCAGGTCCTCCGCGGGCTCGCCGAAACCGCGGGCACCGTCCCCGAGCTGGACGGGCCGTCACTGGCGAAGGCCCTCGCGAACGCGCATCGCACGGCCACCGACGCGGTCGCGCGCCCGGTGCAGGGCACGATGCTCAGCGTCCTGCAGGCGGTCGCCGCCGCGGTCGCCACCCAGCCCGGGGAGCTGCCGGACGTCGTCGCCGTCGCCGCGAAGGCCGCCTCCGAGGCCCTCGAGCAGACCCCGCACCAGCTGCCGGTCCTGGCCGCGGCCGGGGTCGTGGACGCCGGCGCGCGCGGGCTGGTCGCGGTCTTCGACGCCCTGGCCGGCGTGGTCACCGGCACCGAGACCCAGATCTCGCACTCCTGCGAGGCGCACCCGCACACCGAACCGGACGCGGAGCAGGCCCCGTACGCGTGGGAGGTCATGTACCTGCTGGAAGGCGTCGCCGACGCGGACGTCCCGGTCCTGCGCCGCACGCTCTCCGACCTCGGTGACAGCGTCACCGTGGCCGGGGACGGCAGCGGGGGACACGCCGTCCACGTGCACTGCGCGGACATCGGCGCCGCCATCGAGGCCGGTCTCCGCGCCGGCCGCCCCAGCGGCATCCGCGTCGAACCGCTCATCACGCCGACCCCGATCGAACCGCCGTCCGGGCCGGACCGCGCGGTGGTCGCGGTCGTGCACGGCGAGGAGCTGGCGGAGCTGCTGCGTGAGGAGGGCTTCGCGGTGCTCGCGGTGCCGGACCACGCCACGCCGAGCGTCGAGGAGATGCTCGGCCTGATCACCGAGCGCGCGGCCGGTCACATCACCGTCCTCGCCGGTGGGGAGAGCCTGACCAGGGCCGCCGACGACGCCGCGGGCCACCCGATGATCGGCGACCGCGACGTGGTGGTCATCCCGTGCGCGTCCCCGGTCCAGGTGCTGTCCGCGCTGGCCGTGCACGACGCCGGGCGGCGCGCGAACGACGACGTGGTGGCCATGGCGGAGGCCGCCGCCGCGACCCGGCGTGGCGAGCTCGTGGTCGCCGCCGAGGAGTCGATAACCTGGGTGGGACGGGCCCACGCCGGTGACCTGATCGGCTTCGTCGACGGCGAGGTCGTGCTCGTCGAACCGGCAGGCGCCGAGCCTGCCGAGGCCGCGATGGGTGTGCTGAACCGGATGCTGGCCGTCGGCGGCGAGCTGGTCACCGTGCTGACCGGCACCGCGGCGCCGTCGGGCCTGACGGACGAGCTGCGGGAGCGGTTGCGGGCCGAGCGACCGGAGGTGGAGTTCGTGGATTACCCCGGCGGCCAGGCCGACGCCGTGCTGCTGATCGGTGTGGAGTGA
- the rpmB gene encoding 50S ribosomal protein L28, which yields MAAVCDVCGKGPGFGKSVSHSHRRTNRRWNPNIQTVHAKIGVSQRKRLNVCTSCLKAGKVVRG from the coding sequence GTGGCTGCCGTGTGCGACGTCTGTGGCAAGGGACCGGGCTTCGGCAAGTCCGTCTCGCACTCCCACCGGCGTACCAACCGCCGCTGGAACCCGAACATCCAGACTGTGCACGCCAAGATCGGCGTGTCCCAGCGCAAGCGGCTGAACGTCTGCACCTCGTGCCTGAAGGCCGGCAAGGTCGTTCGCGGCTGA
- a CDS encoding uracil-DNA glycosylase: protein MAAKPLHEIVEAGWAKALDPVADRIAAMGEFLRAEIAAGRRYLPAGEHVLRAFQQPFDDVKVLIVGQDPYPTPGHPIGLCFAVAPDVRPLPKSLINIYQEYCDDLGYPTPSNGDLTPWTEQGVLLLNRSLTVRPGSPNSHKGKGWEEVTEQAIKALAARGKPMVAILWGSNARSLKPLLGGVPCIESVHPSPLSARNGFFGSKPFSRANELLQRQGAEPVDWKLP from the coding sequence GTGGCAGCGAAACCCTTGCACGAGATCGTCGAAGCGGGATGGGCCAAGGCGCTGGACCCGGTGGCGGACCGCATCGCCGCGATGGGCGAGTTCCTGCGTGCGGAGATCGCCGCCGGCCGCCGGTACCTGCCGGCAGGCGAGCACGTGCTGCGGGCCTTCCAGCAGCCCTTCGACGACGTCAAGGTGCTGATCGTCGGCCAGGACCCGTACCCGACGCCCGGCCACCCGATCGGCCTGTGCTTCGCGGTGGCGCCGGACGTGCGGCCGCTGCCGAAGAGCCTGATCAACATCTACCAGGAGTACTGCGACGACCTGGGCTACCCCACGCCGTCCAACGGTGACCTGACGCCGTGGACCGAGCAGGGCGTGCTGCTGCTCAACAGGTCGCTGACCGTGCGGCCCGGTTCGCCCAACTCGCACAAGGGCAAGGGCTGGGAAGAGGTCACCGAGCAGGCGATCAAGGCGCTGGCCGCCCGCGGCAAGCCGATGGTGGCGATCCTGTGGGGCAGCAACGCGCGCAGCCTGAAGCCGCTGCTCGGCGGCGTGCCGTGCATCGAGTCGGTGCACCCGAGCCCGCTGTCCGCGCGCAACGGCTTCTTCGGCTCGAAGCCGTTCAGCCGTGCGAACGAACTGCTCCAGCGGCAGGGCGCCGAGCCGGTCGACTGGAAGCTGCCCTAA
- a CDS encoding gamma carbonic anhydrase family protein, whose translation MAIYALGELTPSIHPTAFVHPDATVIGDVRIGPNASVWPQTVLRGDNGYIEIGERSNVQDGCVLHCTAQDPTVLGPSSAIGHAVHVEGARIGSGCLIASGSVVLNGSVIEDGAMVGAGAVLSYSSHVPSGHIALGVPAKVRENKSFGPEKIRRVVDGYVERAQWFRGALRRID comes from the coding sequence GTGGCGATCTACGCGCTCGGTGAACTGACCCCGTCGATCCACCCCACGGCGTTCGTGCACCCGGACGCCACGGTGATCGGCGACGTGCGGATCGGGCCGAACGCGTCGGTGTGGCCGCAGACCGTGCTGCGCGGCGACAACGGCTACATCGAGATCGGCGAGCGGTCCAACGTGCAGGACGGGTGCGTGCTGCACTGCACCGCCCAGGACCCGACGGTCCTCGGCCCGTCGTCGGCGATCGGGCACGCGGTGCACGTCGAGGGCGCCCGGATCGGCAGCGGGTGCCTCATCGCGTCGGGTTCGGTGGTGCTCAACGGAAGCGTCATCGAGGACGGCGCGATGGTCGGCGCCGGGGCGGTGCTGTCGTACTCGTCGCACGTGCCGTCCGGGCACATCGCGCTCGGCGTCCCCGCCAAGGTGCGGGAGAACAAGTCCTTCGGGCCGGAGAAGATCCGGCGAGTGGTGGACGGGTACGTCGAGCGGGCGCAGTGGTTCCGCGGCGCGCTGCGCAGGATCGACTAG